A region from the Leptospira venezuelensis genome encodes:
- a CDS encoding acyltransferase family protein, whose translation MKHNDLVKYRPDIDGLRALAVLSVVIFHAFPSLITGGFVGVDVFFVISGYLISSILFKNLEKGTFSFFDFYARRIRRIFPALLVVLFFCLFAGYFILLGEEYKQLGKHTFAGSLFFSNLALLNEFADYFNPAAELKPLLHLWSLGIEEQFYIFWPLALYVAWRFRFNLFLVTLIVAIISFFWNIIELHRNPIYTFYLPNTRVWELLFGAILAWFQVYKVETIGALLPNYFKKFEFSKYSISASLLGEKRFQNSLSILGFVLILIAVLFYNKETSFPGYAALLPVIGAIAILLSGPHAIINKRILSTKPMVFVGLISFPLYLWHWPLLSFATIVESGTPSIEWRVIAISLSFLLSVLTWHFIEKNIRFKEGKLVLGALIGFLLVVAFIGQNINKKNGWEWRIKAYKQNAQIFEGWQVVDSSACIQKFKPKFGDNIGYCLLGFADREPDVVLIGDSHANSYAYGLIRKFESQGLNLLNMGSGGCPPFFGMIGNEKWPCEKENRALEIIEKDPKFKTIILNSAGPRYVNLSTYDDKTTLKGIRYQYRPDISDPKQAFRQAFYDTMRRLTQAGKEIIYIVDFPELDFDPKSCVELRPFRLSAKNLEESCRVRRVDFDNRNKEYHEIVNSVRKDFPNVKIWEAWKEFCDEKFCYALKDEKLLYWDSHHLSLEGSYWLGKKYDPK comes from the coding sequence TTGAAACATAATGATTTAGTAAAATACCGTCCAGATATAGACGGGTTAAGGGCATTAGCCGTTCTATCAGTGGTAATATTCCATGCTTTTCCTTCCCTAATTACGGGGGGATTTGTAGGGGTTGATGTCTTTTTCGTAATTTCAGGTTATCTAATTTCGAGTATTCTTTTTAAAAATTTGGAAAAGGGGACTTTTAGCTTTTTCGATTTCTATGCAAGAAGGATACGCCGTATCTTTCCTGCCTTACTCGTCGTTCTATTCTTTTGTTTGTTCGCGGGATATTTTATTCTGTTGGGAGAAGAATATAAGCAATTAGGAAAACATACATTTGCAGGCAGTCTTTTCTTTTCAAACCTAGCTTTGTTAAATGAATTTGCAGATTATTTTAACCCAGCTGCGGAGTTGAAACCTTTATTACATCTTTGGTCGCTCGGGATTGAGGAACAATTTTATATATTTTGGCCTTTAGCATTATATGTAGCCTGGAGATTTAGGTTCAATCTATTTCTTGTCACTCTCATAGTAGCTATTATATCATTTTTTTGGAATATAATAGAACTTCATAGGAATCCTATTTACACCTTCTATTTGCCTAACACAAGAGTTTGGGAGTTACTATTTGGAGCAATTTTGGCTTGGTTCCAAGTGTATAAGGTCGAAACGATAGGTGCACTATTGCCGAATTATTTTAAGAAATTTGAATTTTCAAAGTATAGCATCTCTGCTTCACTCTTAGGTGAAAAACGATTTCAGAACAGTCTTTCTATTTTGGGATTCGTTTTAATTCTGATTGCTGTCCTCTTCTATAATAAAGAAACTTCTTTTCCGGGATATGCGGCTTTACTCCCCGTGATTGGGGCAATCGCCATCCTACTCTCCGGTCCGCATGCAATCATCAATAAAAGAATTCTAAGTACAAAGCCTATGGTCTTTGTCGGATTAATTAGTTTTCCTTTATATTTATGGCATTGGCCTTTACTCTCTTTTGCGACAATTGTAGAATCAGGAACTCCTTCTATCGAATGGAGAGTTATAGCAATATCTTTATCGTTTCTACTTTCCGTATTAACATGGCATTTTATAGAAAAGAATATTCGTTTTAAAGAAGGAAAACTTGTATTAGGTGCGCTAATTGGATTCTTATTGGTAGTTGCATTTATCGGGCAAAATATCAACAAAAAGAATGGCTGGGAATGGAGAATTAAAGCGTATAAACAGAATGCACAAATTTTTGAAGGTTGGCAAGTTGTTGATTCTTCCGCATGCATTCAAAAATTTAAGCCAAAATTTGGGGATAATATTGGATACTGTCTTTTAGGTTTTGCGGACCGAGAACCAGATGTTGTTTTGATTGGTGATAGTCATGCAAATTCTTATGCTTACGGATTGATCCGAAAATTTGAAAGCCAAGGATTGAACCTACTAAACATGGGATCTGGGGGTTGCCCTCCATTTTTCGGAATGATTGGAAATGAAAAATGGCCTTGCGAAAAAGAAAATCGGGCTTTGGAAATTATAGAGAAGGATCCGAAGTTTAAAACTATTATTTTGAATAGTGCAGGTCCGAGGTATGTAAATTTAAGTACCTACGATGATAAGACCACTCTTAAAGGTATTCGATATCAATACAGACCGGATATCTCGGATCCGAAACAAGCATTTCGACAGGCCTTTTATGATACGATGAGAAGATTAACTCAAGCCGGCAAAGAGATTATTTATATTGTGGATTTTCCCGAGTTGGATTTTGATCCAAAGAGTTGTGTTGAATTGAGGCCATTCCGTCTGAGCGCCAAAAATCTGGAAGAATCATGCCGGGTCAGACGAGTAGATTTTGATAATAGAAATAAAGAATATCATGAAATCGTAAATTCCGTTCGAAAGGATTTTCCTAACGTAAAGATCTGGGAGGCGTGGAAGGAATTTTGTGACGAAAAATTTTGTTACGCTCTAAAAGATGAGAAGTTATTGTATTGGGATAGTCACCATCTTTCGTTGGAAGGGTCCTATTGGTTAGGGAAAAAATATGATCCAAAGTGA
- a CDS encoding acyltransferase family protein, translating to MKHNDLVKYRPDIDGLRALAVLSVVLFHAFPSVITGGFVGVDVFFVISGYLISSILFKNLGKGTFSFGDFYARRVRRIFPALLVVLFFCAIVGYFILLGEEYKQLGRHTVAGSLFYSNIALLDDLTDYFDTTAEMKPLLHLWSLGIEEQFYIFWPLALYITWRFRFNLLLITFVSAMVSFFWNLIEFNRNPIFTFYLPYTRVWELLFGAILAWFQTSKVETVGDLLPNYFRKFEFSKYPISFPLLNKRIVQNSISILGFGLILISVFFYNKDTAFPGFAALLPVLGALFILLSGPEGIVNRKILSLRAIVFVGLISFPLYLWHWPLLSFATIVEAGTPAQEWRILAVILSFLFSILTWHFVEKNIRFRESRLVLGSLVGLLIVIAFLGHNIYKRNGWEWRVREYKENAKIFEGWQINEPTCVKKFRAKYGENIFCCLVGSTEKEPDVVLMGDSHANSLAYGLIRKFEKEGLNLLNMGRGGCPPFFGIEADPKRPCHSENFILEQLERDPKIKKIILNSRGPRYMTGKGYGEIESKASGGAKYRDITDPKIAFKQAMFDTLTRFTKAGKEIVYIVDIPEIGFDPKRCVPLRPFRLDFTSSDSNCRIDRKDFEERNREYHEIVNSIRTNFPNIKIWEAWKSLCDEKFCYAMADGKLLYRDSNHLSMEGSYWLGEKYDPK from the coding sequence ATGAAACATAATGATTTAGTGAAATACCGCCCAGATATAGACGGGTTAAGAGCGTTAGCTGTTCTCTCCGTAGTCCTATTCCATGCATTTCCTTCCGTAATAACTGGAGGTTTTGTCGGGGTAGATGTTTTTTTTGTAATATCTGGTTATCTTATTTCCAGCATACTTTTCAAAAACTTAGGGAAGGGGACTTTCAGTTTCGGTGATTTCTACGCTCGTAGGGTTCGCCGAATTTTCCCAGCCTTGCTGGTCGTGTTATTTTTCTGCGCGATTGTAGGTTATTTTATCCTTTTAGGAGAAGAGTATAAACAATTAGGCAGACACACGGTTGCGGGTAGTTTATTTTATTCTAATATAGCTCTTTTGGATGATTTAACGGATTATTTTGACACAACGGCAGAGATGAAACCTTTGTTACATCTTTGGTCCCTTGGGATAGAGGAGCAATTTTATATATTCTGGCCTTTGGCTTTGTATATCACTTGGAGATTTAGGTTCAATCTACTTCTTATTACTTTTGTATCCGCAATGGTTTCCTTTTTTTGGAATTTGATAGAATTTAATAGGAATCCGATCTTCACTTTTTATCTTCCTTATACAAGGGTTTGGGAATTATTGTTCGGTGCGATCTTGGCTTGGTTCCAAACTAGTAAAGTTGAAACAGTTGGAGATTTGTTACCGAATTATTTTAGAAAATTTGAATTTTCGAAATACCCAATTTCTTTCCCATTACTAAACAAAAGAATCGTACAAAATTCGATTTCGATTTTAGGATTTGGTCTGATTCTTATTTCCGTCTTCTTTTATAATAAGGACACAGCTTTTCCTGGCTTTGCAGCCTTGCTTCCAGTTTTAGGTGCACTATTTATTCTTTTGTCCGGTCCGGAAGGAATTGTGAACCGGAAAATTCTTAGTTTGAGAGCGATTGTATTTGTCGGGTTAATTAGCTTTCCATTATATTTATGGCATTGGCCATTATTATCTTTTGCAACAATTGTAGAAGCGGGGACACCTGCTCAAGAGTGGCGAATCTTAGCTGTTATTTTATCGTTTCTATTCTCAATCTTAACATGGCATTTTGTAGAAAAGAACATTCGATTTAGAGAGAGCCGTCTTGTATTGGGTAGCTTGGTCGGATTATTAATCGTGATCGCTTTCCTTGGGCATAATATCTATAAAAGGAACGGCTGGGAATGGAGAGTAAGAGAGTATAAAGAAAACGCAAAAATTTTCGAAGGTTGGCAAATAAACGAACCTACTTGTGTCAAAAAATTTAGAGCTAAATACGGCGAAAATATCTTTTGCTGCCTTGTTGGATCTACTGAGAAAGAGCCTGATGTAGTTCTGATGGGTGATAGTCATGCAAATTCTTTGGCTTACGGATTGATCCGAAAATTCGAAAAAGAAGGATTGAATCTGTTGAATATGGGAAGAGGAGGTTGTCCTCCATTCTTTGGAATAGAAGCCGATCCTAAAAGACCTTGTCATAGCGAAAATTTTATACTCGAGCAACTGGAAAGAGACCCCAAGATCAAGAAAATTATCTTAAACAGTCGCGGGCCTAGATATATGACTGGAAAGGGTTATGGGGAAATTGAATCGAAGGCTAGCGGCGGTGCAAAATACCGGGACATTACTGACCCGAAAATAGCATTCAAACAGGCAATGTTTGATACGCTTACAAGATTTACCAAAGCAGGAAAGGAAATCGTATACATTGTGGATATTCCAGAAATTGGATTTGATCCTAAACGTTGCGTTCCTCTAAGACCTTTTAGGTTGGATTTTACAAGCTCCGATTCCAATTGTAGAATTGATCGTAAAGATTTCGAGGAACGAAATCGAGAATATCATGAAATTGTAAACTCAATACGTACGAATTTCCCGAACATTAAGATTTGGGAAGCTTGGAAAAGTTTATGCGACGAAAAGTTTTGTTACGCAATGGCCGATGGAAAACTTTTATATAGGGATAGTAACCACCTTTCTATGGAAGGCTCTTACTGGTTGGGAGAAAAATACGATCCAAAATAA
- a CDS encoding 5-(carboxyamino)imidazole ribonucleotide synthase, translating into MTKILVPPARLGVMGSGQLGRMFAQEAIRMGYQVSVYSPERNSPASLVGALETVAPYEDENSLQTFLKSIDALTFEFENIPGAELNLISEYSKKNLLPVFPSPECIRIAQHRIREKTLFSKLGLPTVPFYPITNKIEATKAAETSKFPAVLKTSSFGYDGKGQTKFKTKEEFRAWVGSLGQEPLDLILEEWYEFDTEGSVILARDQKGNILCYSPSENIHKNHILDLTIHPGNFSNSVKKQMIESAKILAEGIDYVGVFGLEFFIKGDKIVLNEFAPRPHNSGHFSQNGANISQFQLQLRCLTGLPLPSELTSQPSSMKNILGQDYLPDSSLWANYLADERYTLHLYGKSDPRQDRKMGHWNYVGEGAEKAF; encoded by the coding sequence ATGACAAAAATTTTAGTTCCTCCTGCAAGGCTTGGAGTAATGGGATCCGGTCAGCTCGGAAGAATGTTCGCGCAAGAAGCAATCCGAATGGGTTATCAGGTATCCGTTTATTCTCCGGAAAGAAATAGCCCTGCTTCCTTGGTTGGGGCTTTAGAAACAGTAGCTCCTTATGAAGATGAAAATTCACTTCAAACTTTTTTAAAGTCAATAGATGCACTTACATTCGAGTTCGAAAATATACCAGGTGCCGAACTAAACCTTATCTCCGAATATTCCAAAAAAAATTTGCTTCCTGTTTTCCCAAGTCCGGAATGTATACGGATCGCACAACACAGGATCAGAGAAAAAACATTATTTTCTAAATTAGGACTTCCTACTGTACCTTTTTATCCCATCACAAATAAGATAGAAGCTACAAAAGCAGCCGAGACATCCAAATTTCCTGCAGTTTTAAAAACTTCTTCTTTTGGTTACGATGGAAAAGGACAAACCAAATTTAAAACCAAAGAGGAATTTAGAGCTTGGGTAGGCTCACTCGGACAAGAACCTCTTGATCTGATCTTAGAAGAATGGTATGAGTTCGATACAGAAGGTTCTGTGATCTTAGCAAGAGATCAGAAAGGAAATATACTTTGTTATTCTCCTTCTGAAAATATTCATAAGAATCATATCTTGGATCTCACCATTCATCCTGGAAACTTTTCGAACTCTGTCAAAAAACAAATGATAGAATCCGCTAAAATCCTAGCAGAAGGAATTGATTACGTCGGTGTATTCGGTCTGGAATTTTTTATTAAAGGTGATAAGATCGTCCTGAATGAATTTGCTCCAAGACCTCATAACTCTGGGCATTTTTCTCAGAACGGAGCTAATATTTCACAATTCCAACTTCAGCTCAGATGTCTTACTGGACTTCCTCTTCCTTCTGAACTTACTTCTCAACCTTCATCCATGAAAAATATCTTAGGACAAGATTATCTTCCTGATTCTTCTCTTTGGGCAAATTATCTTGCCGATGAAAGATACACTTTACATCTTTATGGAAAGTCCGATCCGAGACAGGATAGGAAGATGGGACATTGGAACTATGTGGGTGAAGGAGCGGAAAAGGCGTTTTAG
- the purE gene encoding 5-(carboxyamino)imidazole ribonucleotide mutase, with amino-acid sequence MKTKVAIIMGSSSDWETMKEAVSILKQFGIESHTEIVSAHRSPELLFEFSKSARSKGFEIIIAGAGGAAHLPGMVASLTTLPVLGVPVQSKALSGMDSLLSIVQMPGGVPVGTLAIGTAGAKNAGLLAARILSLQDETLSQKLEQYRNDIREEALSKNKDLI; translated from the coding sequence GTGAAAACGAAAGTTGCTATTATAATGGGAAGCAGTTCTGATTGGGAAACCATGAAAGAAGCCGTATCGATCCTAAAACAATTTGGGATAGAAAGCCATACTGAAATCGTATCCGCGCATCGTTCTCCAGAGTTATTATTCGAATTTTCTAAATCTGCAAGATCCAAAGGTTTTGAGATCATCATAGCAGGTGCTGGTGGAGCGGCTCATCTTCCCGGCATGGTTGCCTCTCTTACTACTTTACCCGTGCTCGGAGTACCCGTACAAAGTAAGGCTCTTTCCGGAATGGACAGTTTATTATCCATTGTGCAGATGCCAGGAGGAGTTCCAGTAGGAACACTTGCCATCGGAACTGCAGGAGCAAAAAATGCGGGATTACTCGCTGCGAGAATATTATCACTTCAAGACGAAACATTATCACAAAAATTGGAACAATACAGAAACGATATCAGAGAAGAAGCATTGTCCAAGAACAAAGATCTAATATGA
- a CDS encoding UDP-N-acetylmuramoyl-tripeptide--D-alanyl-D-alanine ligase translates to MKAPFQYDPETVRRILQSSSDFSFQKESEITSISTASGMVEPGTLFVPLRGNRDGHEFILDALEKGASYFLCEKDHPILESLSSEQRFKAIQVKDTLLALGKLATFHRSRFNPILIAVTGSSGKTTTKEILSSCLSSLEEGLLVTEKNYNNEIGVPFTLFRINSKTRYVVCEMGMNHAGEISRLTKMAKPDYSIITTIGTAHIELLGSRKGIAKAKAEVLEGMSRGGALFYPETGEYKNFLKRKCLRYGIKFKAIPLKRRIEIIETNREGFKISFLNYSLNWSLPGIKLLENLALCVSLLEELGTPTDWIQDGIQNFRAGDKRLDFQAGHYKILNDTYNANRESMLSSLEACSQISGEEGFYAVLGDMKEVGNYSRKFHTEIGSFAASLKNCKGIFLFGTESSHALKSFRKKANRGLLSFSFPGDEEGLKNLVNTIRKEVPPGSYLLAKASRGMKLERAVEELNSGTMTS, encoded by the coding sequence ATGAAAGCCCCATTTCAATATGATCCGGAAACAGTAAGAAGGATACTACAAAGTTCATCCGACTTCTCCTTTCAAAAAGAATCAGAGATCACAAGCATCAGCACTGCTTCTGGAATGGTGGAACCTGGGACTTTATTCGTACCTTTAAGAGGAAATAGAGACGGGCATGAATTTATATTGGATGCCTTGGAAAAAGGTGCCTCTTACTTTTTATGCGAGAAGGATCATCCTATCTTAGAAAGTCTTAGTTCCGAACAAAGATTTAAGGCAATCCAAGTAAAGGACACATTACTCGCATTAGGAAAGCTTGCTACATTTCATAGATCCAGATTTAATCCAATCTTAATAGCGGTCACTGGCTCCAGCGGAAAGACCACCACAAAAGAGATCTTATCCTCTTGCCTTTCATCATTGGAAGAAGGTTTGCTGGTCACTGAAAAAAACTATAATAATGAAATTGGAGTCCCATTCACATTATTTAGAATCAACTCAAAGACTAGATATGTTGTATGCGAGATGGGAATGAACCATGCAGGAGAAATTTCCCGACTCACAAAAATGGCAAAGCCTGATTATTCAATCATCACCACAATCGGAACAGCACATATAGAATTATTAGGGTCCAGAAAAGGAATCGCAAAAGCTAAAGCAGAAGTATTGGAAGGGATGAGTAGAGGTGGAGCGTTATTCTATCCTGAAACGGGTGAATATAAAAATTTCCTAAAACGCAAATGTTTACGATACGGGATTAAATTTAAAGCCATCCCCCTTAAAAGAAGAATCGAAATAATAGAAACAAACAGAGAAGGATTTAAGATCTCTTTTCTGAATTATTCCCTGAACTGGAGCCTTCCTGGAATTAAACTTTTAGAAAATCTAGCGTTATGCGTATCTCTACTGGAAGAACTTGGTACTCCTACAGATTGGATACAGGATGGAATCCAAAACTTCAGAGCCGGCGACAAACGATTGGATTTCCAAGCAGGACATTATAAAATTCTGAACGACACTTATAATGCAAATCGAGAGTCCATGTTATCCTCGCTGGAAGCTTGTTCCCAAATCTCTGGAGAAGAAGGATTTTACGCAGTGTTAGGAGACATGAAAGAAGTAGGAAATTATTCTCGAAAGTTCCATACTGAGATCGGAAGTTTTGCAGCAAGTTTAAAGAACTGCAAAGGAATCTTTCTATTCGGAACAGAATCTTCGCATGCTCTCAAGAGTTTTCGAAAAAAAGCGAATCGAGGTCTTCTATCCTTCTCCTTTCCTGGAGACGAAGAAGGCCTCAAAAACCTAGTGAATACGATCCGCAAGGAAGTGCCTCCCGGCTCTTATCTATTAGCAAAAGCCTCCAGAGGAATGAAATTAGAAAGAGCTGTGGAAGAATTAAATTCAGGAACTATGACGTCATAG
- a CDS encoding Gfo/Idh/MocA family protein, which translates to MRKTKVVLIGLGRIASSLEKDPYRSKPCTHSGVLFSSWGLKNFEFLGGVDPNPDKIEKFRKQWKLSEEMTFSGSDQFPSKIIPDLAIISSPSENHYRNALEWIDRGIKNFLIEKPICETFLQAKDLEKISRKKGIRIWINHERRYHPKYAWAKQVLDSQKYGPIRTIRASVLTSALAPGRAFQGRTGPLFHDGTHAVDLIYWFLGKPDRIRSSLTRRKGIPIEDRALAFLEYKSGQAVFLEAGGARKYFQFEMDIMTEEARILLSNDGMRLFVSKPSKKYKGFNSLTEVSFPEKSFLGSNPFMNLYAEIRNVLTGKSERITGDIGENLGIMELLHKIKAGAEIRTVSEI; encoded by the coding sequence ATGCGAAAAACCAAGGTCGTTTTAATCGGTTTAGGAAGGATCGCTTCTTCCTTGGAAAAAGATCCGTATAGATCCAAACCCTGTACTCATTCTGGGGTCTTATTCTCTTCTTGGGGGTTAAAGAATTTTGAGTTTTTGGGAGGAGTGGATCCTAATCCAGATAAAATAGAGAAGTTTCGCAAACAGTGGAAACTTTCCGAAGAGATGACCTTTTCTGGTTCAGATCAGTTTCCTTCTAAGATCATACCTGATCTTGCGATCATCTCGAGTCCTTCTGAAAATCATTATAGAAATGCATTGGAATGGATCGATAGGGGCATTAAAAATTTTCTGATTGAAAAGCCGATTTGTGAAACTTTCTTACAAGCTAAGGATTTGGAAAAAATTTCCCGTAAGAAAGGAATTCGTATTTGGATCAATCATGAGAGAAGATACCATCCTAAATATGCATGGGCAAAGCAGGTTTTGGACTCTCAAAAATACGGACCAATTCGAACGATCCGCGCTTCCGTTTTGACTTCTGCTTTGGCTCCCGGTAGGGCATTCCAAGGAAGGACTGGCCCATTATTCCATGATGGAACTCATGCAGTAGATTTGATCTATTGGTTTTTGGGAAAACCGGATCGGATTCGTTCTTCTTTGACTAGAAGGAAAGGTATTCCAATAGAAGATAGGGCACTCGCGTTCTTAGAATATAAGTCCGGGCAAGCGGTGTTCTTGGAGGCTGGGGGTGCGAGGAAGTATTTCCAATTCGAAATGGATATTATGACCGAAGAGGCTCGCATCCTTCTATCCAACGACGGTATGAGACTTTTCGTTTCCAAACCCTCTAAAAAATACAAAGGATTTAATAGTTTGACGGAAGTCTCATTTCCCGAAAAATCATTCCTCGGATCGAACCCGTTCATGAACCTTTATGCGGAGATACGCAATGTTCTTACGGGAAAGTCGGAAAGAATCACCGGGGATATCGGAGAAAATTTAGGTATCATGGAACTTTTACATAAGATCAAAGCCGGCGCCGAAATCAGAACGGTTTCGGAAATCTAA
- a CDS encoding ABC1 kinase family protein: MPASPQSTNSNQLPSYSARGRYYRGSFFLWKKIISLFWYYKFVRLFLSSESREEKELEFYKSLGLECRDFFLKMGGVYVKLGQYFASLSHLFPESFTEPLQDLQDRVPPHPFLEIKERFKKEFGKEIAEVFPDISEAPLASASIAQVHSATFKGEKVAVKILYPGIEEIIEKDLKAVRKFLKRINRFLVTFDFKIVHKEIAKLVGRETDLRLEAESMDRMARYFAEEPDYVFPKLIPEWSGKSVLTAQFIEGKRITQAGTLKKGQAKSRPVDLLIRAYILMIFEYRFYHADPHPGNMIYTPDEKLCFIDFGAVGEIPPSQAVALRKIILCAMTKDYPALVEALDELGLVSKKADRDKLEEVVRYSMEKLSKFLSDTDSFKNIKFEQIHTPEDLKFLKEINSSLRGLLRMIQLPTALVPLERVLGLLVGITANLDPYRTVLDYGEKPFKGLVFQGENQWQKVLVQEGGIWGQAVSLPGELLQAVKNLNRGKQAYKLPDLEQHTKKMYSLGHQIISTAFILFGVHYGTDRLDKGIETQAMAAYGVSVFFGILLALSVIKNKFSSKRNRP, encoded by the coding sequence ATGCCCGCAAGTCCCCAATCTACAAATTCAAATCAATTGCCTTCTTATTCAGCGAGAGGAAGATACTATCGAGGTAGCTTCTTTCTTTGGAAAAAAATAATAAGCCTATTCTGGTATTATAAATTTGTAAGATTGTTCCTTTCTTCCGAATCAAGAGAAGAGAAAGAATTAGAATTTTATAAATCGTTGGGTTTAGAGTGCAGAGACTTCTTCCTGAAAATGGGAGGGGTATACGTGAAACTCGGCCAATATTTCGCATCACTTTCTCATTTATTCCCTGAAAGTTTTACAGAACCATTGCAGGACTTGCAAGACAGAGTTCCGCCTCATCCTTTCTTAGAAATTAAGGAAAGATTTAAAAAAGAATTTGGAAAAGAAATCGCAGAAGTGTTTCCGGATATTTCGGAAGCGCCTCTGGCTTCTGCATCCATCGCGCAAGTACATTCTGCCACCTTTAAAGGTGAAAAAGTTGCAGTAAAAATTTTATATCCGGGTATCGAAGAGATTATCGAAAAAGATCTGAAGGCGGTCCGTAAATTTTTAAAGCGGATCAATCGATTCTTGGTCACATTCGATTTCAAAATAGTTCATAAGGAAATTGCAAAGTTAGTCGGAAGAGAAACGGACCTCCGTTTAGAAGCTGAGTCCATGGATCGTATGGCTAGATATTTTGCAGAAGAACCTGATTATGTTTTTCCTAAACTAATACCTGAGTGGAGCGGAAAAAGTGTTTTGACTGCTCAATTTATAGAAGGGAAACGAATCACTCAAGCAGGTACTTTAAAGAAAGGACAGGCAAAGTCTAGGCCGGTTGATCTTCTTATTAGGGCCTATATTCTTATGATATTTGAATATAGATTTTATCATGCGGACCCTCATCCAGGTAATATGATCTATACTCCGGATGAAAAACTTTGTTTTATCGATTTCGGAGCCGTGGGAGAGATCCCTCCTAGCCAAGCAGTTGCTCTTAGAAAGATCATTCTTTGCGCAATGACAAAGGACTATCCTGCACTTGTAGAAGCTCTAGATGAACTAGGACTAGTTTCCAAAAAAGCGGATAGAGATAAGTTGGAAGAAGTGGTTCGTTATTCCATGGAAAAACTTTCCAAGTTCTTATCCGATACGGATTCATTTAAGAATATAAAGTTCGAGCAGATCCACACTCCAGAAGATCTGAAATTTTTAAAAGAGATCAATTCTAGTCTTCGCGGACTTCTCCGAATGATCCAATTGCCAACTGCTCTTGTCCCTCTGGAAAGAGTACTTGGTCTCCTTGTGGGAATTACTGCAAACCTGGATCCTTATCGTACGGTTTTGGATTACGGCGAAAAACCATTTAAAGGTTTAGTCTTCCAAGGAGAAAACCAATGGCAGAAAGTTCTCGTCCAGGAAGGAGGTATCTGGGGTCAGGCTGTTTCTCTTCCTGGGGAATTATTACAGGCAGTTAAAAATTTAAATCGAGGCAAGCAGGCCTATAAACTTCCGGATCTAGAACAACATACAAAGAAGATGTATTCTTTAGGTCATCAGATCATTAGCACTGCATTTATACTTTTTGGTGTCCATTATGGAACCGATAGATTAGATAAAGGGATCGAAACTCAAGCGATGGCTGCTTATGGAGTATCCGTTTTCTTCGGAATCCTCCTTGCTCTATCCGTTATCAAAAATAAATTCAGCTCTAAAAGGAATCGTCCGTGA
- a CDS encoding lipoprotein signal peptidase — translation MKYFEKKFLEVYPPIFIISVIVGTIIDLVTKYIAILYLRPHNPIELLGDFFRLTLTFNTGFVMGLFQGFPRTSLSLTAVAILVLIAYRWKNSDLGHPAGWALVMSGAFGNFIDKFFVKIIGIGAEFGFVENRYEGRFIGVVDFLDFDWPNWLFIERWPAFNFADSCVSVGLVILILTMKIEEDKK, via the coding sequence GTGAAATATTTCGAAAAGAAGTTCTTAGAGGTATACCCGCCTATCTTTATCATCAGCGTGATTGTTGGAACAATTATAGACCTAGTTACCAAATATATCGCTATACTATACCTAAGACCTCATAACCCCATCGAATTGCTAGGGGATTTTTTCCGTTTAACTCTGACTTTCAACACCGGTTTTGTGATGGGTCTTTTTCAAGGATTTCCAAGGACCTCTTTGTCTCTAACAGCAGTTGCGATCTTAGTATTAATTGCATATCGTTGGAAAAATTCTGACTTAGGTCATCCTGCTGGCTGGGCGCTTGTAATGTCAGGAGCATTCGGAAATTTTATAGATAAGTTTTTCGTAAAAATTATCGGGATCGGAGCAGAGTTCGGATTTGTAGAAAATCGTTACGAAGGAAGATTTATTGGAGTAGTGGACTTCCTAGACTTCGATTGGCCGAACTGGCTTTTTATTGAAAGATGGCCGGCGTTCAACTTTGCGGATTCCTGCGTGAGTGTAGGATTGGTAATCCTGATCCTGACCATGAAAATCGAAGAGGATAAGAAATAG